In Anopheles gambiae chromosome 2, idAnoGambNW_F1_1, whole genome shotgun sequence, a single window of DNA contains:
- the LOC1281413 gene encoding ceramide synthase 6 gives MEIVRAVSDTFWSTRVWLPPNITWEDIRPGVRADVNHADYRHLIYPIPLAAVIIVLRWIIERYWIAPVGKALGIKSTGPKPPKPNKVLEAAYNVNARLSHKTTMRLMKQVDLSERQIEYWWRRRRAQDKPTTLVKFCETSWRCIYYTYSFIFGSIVMWDKPWLWDIKQCWYGYPHQSVTNDIWWYYMISMAFYWSLTASQFYDVKRKDFWQMFAHHMITILLMALSWVCNLHRVGSLVLLVHDCADIFLESAKLTKYAQYQKVCDTIFAIFTVVWIVTRLMLYPRIIYSSSVEAPQILPMFPAYYIFNTLLILLLVLHICWTYLIVQIAVKAIKSGQMEGDVRSSSSEEISDSSENSRPVLTNGGTPKKQPSMNGTMTANSVSASPKKKQ, from the exons atggAGATTGTGCGTGCCGTATCGGACACGTTCTGGTCGACGCGAGTGTGGCTGCCGCCGAACATCACCTGGGAAGACATACGGCCGGGTGTGCGAGCGGACGTGAACCATGCCGACTACCGGCACCTGATCTATCCGATACCGCTGGCCGCGGTCATTATCGTGCTGCGCTGGATTATTGAACG ATATTGGATTGCACCGGTCGGTAAGGCGCTCGGTATCAAGAGCACAGGACCAAAGCCACCGAAACCAAACAAAGTACTGGAGGCGGCATACAATGTCAACGCCCGGCTAAGCCACAAAACG ACCATGCGATTGATGAAGCAGGTGGATTTGAGCGAGCGACAGATCGAGTACTGGTGGAGACGCCGCCGGGCCCAGGACAAACCGACGACGCTGGTCAAGTTTTGCGAAACGTCGTGGCGATGCATCTACTACACGTACAGCTTCATCTTCGGCAGCATCGTGATGTGGGACAAGCCGTGGCTGTGGGACATCAAGCAGTGCTGGTACGGCTACCCGCACCAATCGGTCACGAACGACATCTGGTGGTACTACATGATCTCGATGGCGTTCTACTGGTCGCTGACCGCGTCCCAGTTCTACGACGTCAAGCGGAAAGATTTCTGGCAGATGTTTGCCCACCACATGATCACGATCCTGCTGATGGCGCTCAGCTGGGTGTGCAATCTGCACCGGGTCGGCTCGctcgtgctgctggtgcacgATTGTGCCGACATCTTCCTGGAG TCCGCTAAGCTGACGAAGTACGCACAGTATCAGAAGGTGTGCGACACCATCTTTGCCATCTTCACCGTCGTGTGGATCGTGACGCGGCTGATGCTGTACCCGCGCATCATCTACAGCTCGTCGGTGGAGGCGCCCCAGATACTGCCCATGTTCCCGGCGTACTACATCTTCAACACGCTGCTAATACTGCTGCTCGTGCTGCACATATGCTGGACGTATTTGATCGTGCAGATTGCAGTGAAGGCGATCAAATCGGGACAG ATGGAGGGCGATGTGCGGTCCAGCTCGAGCGAGGAAATCTCCGACAGCTCGGAAAACTCGCGCCCGGTGCTAACGAACGGTGGTACGCCGAAGAAGCAGCCGAGCATGAACGGAACGATGACGGCGAACAGCGTCAGTGCTTCCCCgaagaagaaacaataa